A window of Candidatus Nitrospira allomarina genomic DNA:
AGGGAGGGTTAAACCTTCATGTGAATGTGCTGTATGGGAGAAATCCTCATCACATCATGGAAGCGATTTTTAAGGCGTTTGCGAAAGCCTTGGATCAAGCGGTTAGACGGGAAGAACGAATTAAGGGAGTGCTCTCCACCAAAGGGATGCTCTAAATGGTGAGAATCAGTGGGCGGAGAGAGAGGAAAACAGCCAGGACATGATTGCTATTATTGATTATGGGATGGGAAATCTTCGGAGCGTGCAGAAAGGGTTTGAATGTGTGGGCCATGAAGCAGTCGTGACTCGAGACCTTCCCGTAATTAACCAGGCCAGTCATGTCGTATTGCCGGGTGTGGGTGCGTTTGGGGATTGCATGGACAATCTGGCTCGCTTTGAGTTGATGGATGTCATATACCGTTCCATAGCTTCGGGAAAACCTTTTCTCGGCATTTGTTTAGGGTACCAATTGCTGTTTTCGGAAAGCGAAGAATTTGGATATCATCAGGGGTTAGGGATCCTGGCCGGGAAGGTGAAAGCGATTCCCCGTCCGTCCAATGAAGGAGAGACGTCGTTAAAAATTCCTCATATGGGTTGGAATACGATTCAGGTCAACACGGTCGCTCCGCCATTACGTGGCATTGCCTCCGACTCCTATGTGTATTTCGTGCATTCCTACTATGTGGAACCGACGGATTGTGCTCTCGTCAGTACCCAAACCGACTATGGAATTTCTTTTGCGAGTAGTGTCTGGAAAGACAATGTGTTTGCTACTCAATGGCATCCCGAGAAAAGTCAGGCCGTCGGGTTGCAGGTCTTAAAGAATTTTGGTGATTGGCAATGAGGGGAAGGTGCCTTGCGATCAATGGGCGATCGAGACCGTTGCCTGCCCGGTTCCTGGTCATGAGTCTTATCGGGTGGTGGTGTCTCGGTGTAGGCTGTGTTCCCCCAAAAGTTCAA
This region includes:
- the hisH gene encoding imidazole glycerol phosphate synthase subunit HisH yields the protein MIAIIDYGMGNLRSVQKGFECVGHEAVVTRDLPVINQASHVVLPGVGAFGDCMDNLARFELMDVIYRSIASGKPFLGICLGYQLLFSESEEFGYHQGLGILAGKVKAIPRPSNEGETSLKIPHMGWNTIQVNTVAPPLRGIASDSYVYFVHSYYVEPTDCALVSTQTDYGISFASSVWKDNVFATQWHPEKSQAVGLQVLKNFGDWQ